ACCGAGGACCCACACTCTATTTTGGCTTTTGTAACTCATACTCTCTCGTTACCATGACGTAAGTTTGTGAGCTGAAGCCACAGTTGCAGGTAtgcgtctttgtgtgtctgtgatgattAGACTATTAGACTACAGCTGGTTGTTACTCAGTGGCCTGCAGTCATGTAAAGCACACTATGAACTCAACCCATCTGCTGAGTTAATGAAGTGCACAGACAAGAATATGGCAGCACTTCAGCAACACTGCTTACAGTTTATTACACTACCTGCAACCCGTAACATAGTGCAACTGATGCTACTACTCCATCAGGTTGCATTGGACGCCCTCCTCCCACCTGAGAAAGTGGTGGAGGCACAGATGGGTGTGATAATCTGGCTCTAAATGCTCTCTGACAGATGACTGGGGGTTTGTCGAGGCAGCCCTCTCTTCCCACCCCCTCGGACGTTGCTCTGCGGTGACCTGGCATGGCCGCCTTTGTCATTGGCACAGGGgcagggaggtgggggtgggggtgggagggcaAGGCGATTAGTGTGCGTGCTGATGGTTATGATTATGAATATTTGAAATCATGTTTTCTGATGAATGTAAATGGGACAGGGGCCCCAGCCTGCCGTGCCTAATCCTGGGATTACACCCGGCGCAGCGTCGGTAAGCCCATCACCGCGGGGTCCGGACATTCAGGAAATATGATGGAGGGTACCGGAACTCTCACAGCAGCAGTGCTCTACTGTAGCGCATCGATGAGGAGAGCGAGTGACACAGGCGAACAGGCATGGCCTACTTTCCTACCAGCAATAGCACTTGTGCCTCTAACCTttcattcagagagagagagagagtgtttgtgtgcacatgtgcactacacatatgtgtgtgtgtgtgtgtgtgtgtgtgtgtgtgtgtgtgtgtgtgtgtgtgtgtgagagagagagagagagagaggagagagagagagtgagaagataAGCTAAGAGAAAGGAGGGTGTGTATAAGTGAGCTATTTTTAGACTTGGCTCCTATAAAGATGTATTGTGGGTCAATAGCGTGCATGTTATATGTGACTAATTAGCTCACAACAACCTCCAAGTTCATTCCAGTAAAAACATGCATGAGCTGTTTTTCTGGAATAAAGTTTAAATAAATGTTCATTACAAGCTCAGTTTTCTCAATTGTATAGACATGACATACAATCACTGGTAGGGATACTTCTAGGTTTGGTTCCTTTTAGAACATGCAACAGTCATTTGATGGCGGCTGTGGTTAATTCAGCATCATAGATTAGCTTGATTTCATATTCTTATGTAACAGTAAATAAATTAACATGGAGAAACAATTATCCAACCAAACCTGGTAAAAGCATGTTATCCAAATCTATCCAAACCAGGTTATCCAAATcttaagtattaagtattatgACTATGTTTACACAATATAAACTCACTCTTTATATTGAAAACGTTCATAGTATTCCCATAAGCCATTGTTTAACCAGCCCAGTGCAATATTTCTCTGCGCTGTAAATTAAGCTTCCAGTGTAGTGCAAAATCACACCACATTGTGTCGCTCTGGTTCTATAAGTCCAAGCATCATAAAAGCCTAATAtgcccctcctcttccccttctcATGGGcttgcaatctctctctccctctctctcctccgtgTATCTTCACCATTTACTCTTCCAGTCGATGAGGGTCTTGTCGTGAAAAGCGTCTGTGCACAAAAGGGATGTATCTTTACTCGATGGTTTGGACGCATGCGGGATAAACAACCACCTCCGGAGACTCTGTGGATGTATATGGTCACTGTGGATGTACGGTGGTGCGCGGTCGTCGTGGAGATTTAAGCGTGGGAGATAGATGTGGCTGTGCTTTCTTTTGTCTCCGGTCGCCCTCTGACAGGGATCTCCGGTCCAAGTCGGCATGGTGTTTCTCCGTGGATTCTAGATACAGTGTTTTATGGGTTCTAAATCTTGTCTTCAACAACCATCATGCGCGTTTCAGTCAGCATCCATGCGGTGGTGAgctttctcttctttttgatAAGTTATCAGGTGTATCCAGTGTCAGGGCAGATAGCGTACAGTGTGTCAGAGGAAGTAAATGTGGGAACCACAGTTGGAAATATTGCCAAAGATATTAATTTGTCTGTAAAGGAGCTCGTCTCTCGGGGCTTTCGAATCGTGTCTGGGTCTAAAAAACAATACTTCAGTGTCAATACCGAGACGGGAGCACTGCAAGTGAATGAACGCATTGACAGAGAGGAGTTATGTGCGGGCGCGGCATCTTGCACGGTTAATCTCGAGGCCGTGGTGAACAGCCCTCTGCAACTGTATCGGGTAAGGATAAATATCCTTGATATTAACGATAACTCCCCCATCTTTCCAGTTTCCTCAACACATTTGAATATTACTGAAATCACTGCCCCAGGTGCTCGCTTCCCTTTGGAGAATGCGCAGGACGTAGATATAGGAAGTAATTCAATTAAAACCTACAAGCTAAATCCGAATGAATACTTTACTTTAGATGTGCAAACTCATAGCGACAAAACAGTGTCTGCTGAACTTGTTCTACATAAAGGACTAGATAGAGAGAAAACTCCTCTTATTGACTTGTTAGTAACAGCTGTTGATGGTGGTATGCCTGCTAGGACAGGCACTTTAATCATCACCGTTAATGTGTTAGATGCAAATGACAACGCGCCGGTCTTCGATAAATCACTGTATAAAATCTCCATACCTGAACATACACCTGTAGGTGCTGTTATTTCAAAACTTCATGCAACTGACGCAGACGAGGGTTTAAATAAAGAGGTGGTTTACTCATTTAGTAGCCGCACCCCTAAAAATGTACTGGAGACATTTGAAATCGATGCAGGAACAGGTGAGGTCAAGGTAAAAGGTAATGTTGACTTTGAAGAGAGTCAGGCTTTCGAGATCCGCATACAGGCCACAGACAAAGGTCCAGTATCCATGTCAGGTCACTCTAAACTGTTAGTAGCAGTTGAAGACATAAACGACAATCCGCCGGAGGTTGTTGTGACATCACTGCTGAGTCCAGTAGACGAAAACGCAGGCAAAGGAACAGTAATCGCGCTCATGACCATTTCAGATCCTGATTCAGGTAAAAATGGAGCTGTTCATTGCCGCCTAATTGGGTCCAGTCCCTTTAAACTACAGTCATCCTTTCAAAACTACTACTCTCTGCTCTTAGATGGTGTGCTAGACCGTGAAAACATTTCGGAGTATAATGTCACAGTGCTTGCGGAGGATGAGGGCTCCCCTCCCATGtccagtaaaaagttgttaAGCATAACAGTCGCTGATGTAAATGATAACTCGCCCCAATTCGAAAACCCAGAAAAACAAGCATACCTTCGAGAAAACAGCGAAGTTGGCTCCGTTGTATGCACTTTGTCTGCTGTAGACCGAGACAAGGGAGAAAATGCACACATAACTTATTCGATATCGCAAAATGTAATAAATGATGTGCCCATCTCCTCCCTTTTTAAAATAAACCCTGTCACTGGTGATATATACAGCATGCGGTCCTTCAATCATGAAGAGAATCAGACTTTTCAATTTAAAGTTCAAGCCACCGATGCAGGTGTTCCTTCACTTAGCGGCAACATGACGgtgaatgtttttattttggatGAAAATGATAACGCGCCTGTTCTTCTTCCTCCCTATTCTGAGCATGGTTCTGTTAACACAGAAAATGTTCCCTATACTGCTGAAGCAGGTTATTTTATAGCTAAGATCAGGGCTGTGGATGCTGACTCTGGGTATAACGCGCTTCTGTCATATCACATATCTGAACCCAAAGGCAATAATCTTTTCCGAATTGGAACTAGCAATGGCGAAATTAGGACTAAACGGAGAATGAGTGACAATGACATGAAAACTCATCCGTTGGTCATTTTGGTTACGGATAGTGGAGAACCATCATTATCAGCAACTGTATCTATAGATGTTGTGGTTGTAGAAAACATGGGAGAAATCCAGACTCAGTTCAGACACGTCCCAGTAAAGGAGGATAGTTTCTCGGATTTAAATCTTTATTTGCTGATCGCCATTGTCTCCGTGTCGGTGATATTTC
The Alosa alosa isolate M-15738 ecotype Scorff River chromosome 21, AALO_Geno_1.1, whole genome shotgun sequence genome window above contains:
- the LOC125286799 gene encoding protocadherin alpha-4-like isoform X2, translating into MRVSVSIHAVVSFLFFLISYQVYPVSGQIAYSVSEEVNVGTTVGNIAKDINLSVKELVSRGFRIVSGSKKQYFSVNTETGALQVNERIDREELCAGAASCTVNLEAVVNSPLQLYRVRINILDINDNSPIFPVSSTHLNITEITAPGARFPLENAQDVDIGSNSIKTYKLNPNEYFTLDVQTHSDKTVSAELVLHKGLDREKTPLIDLLVTAVDGGMPARTGTLIITVNVLDANDNAPVFDKSLYKISIPEHTPVGAVISKLHATDADEGLNKEVVYSFSSRTPKNVLETFEIDAGTGEVKVKGNVDFEESQAFEIRIQATDKGPVSMSGHSKLLVAVEDINDNPPEVVVTSLLSPVDENAGKGTVIALMTISDPDSGKNGAVHCRLIGSSPFKLQSSFQNYYSLLLDGVLDRENISEYNVTVLAEDEGSPPMSSKKLLSITVADVNDNSPQFENPEKQAYLRENSEVGSVVCTLSAVDRDKGENAHITYSISQNVINDVPISSLFKINPVTGDIYSMRSFNHEENQTFQFKVQATDAGVPSLSGNMTVNVFILDENDNAPVLLPPYSEHGSVNTENVPYTAEAGYFIAKIRAVDADSGYNALLSYHISEPKGNNLFRIGTSNGEIRTKRRMSDNDMKTHPLVILVTDSGEPSLSATVSIDVVVVENMGEIQTQFRHVPVKEDSFSDLNLYLLIAIVSVSVIFLLSLISLIAVKCHRTDSSFSGYNPPMITTHPDGTWSYSKSTQQYDVCFSSDTLKSDVVVFPAPFPPADAELISINGGDTFQRTQTLPNKEKPKPPNADWRYSASLRAGMQSSVHMEESSVMQGAQGVLVQNWPTVSSAADGVEGGEVSPPMGAGVDSNSWHFRYGGPPGPQHLKPGEMPPEAFIIPGSPAIISIRQGQEGDDKSDFITFGKKEEAKKKKKKKKEKKDKREKGKDDDE